Below is a genomic region from Mycolicibacter hiberniae.
GGAATGCCCACGGTGCCGGCGCGATGACCCTGATCAGCGACGCGGAGCTGTGGTGGGACATCGGTCCCTATTTCGTGCTGGCCGTCGCCGGGGTGGCCACCTGGTGGCGGTACCGCTACGACAAGTTCGGCTGGACCACGCGGTCGTCGCAGCTCTACGAGTCCAAACTGCTGCGAGTCGGCAGCCCGCTGTTCCACTTCGGAAGCTTTGTGGTGATCGCCGGTCACGTCATGGGCCTGCTGGTGCCGGAGTCGTGGACTCGCGCTGCGGGGATGAGCGATCGCCTTTACCATGTACAAGCGATGATTCTCGGGATTCCGGCCGGCCTTGCGACCCTGGTCGGTGTAGGCCTGCTGGTCTACCGCCGCCGCACCGAGCGTTCGGTGTTCAAGGCCACCAGCGTCAACGACAAACTCATGTACGCGGTGCTGGTCTGCGCTCTGGTGGCCGGCATGTGCTGCACCCTGATGGGCACCACCGCCTACGGCGAAGACCACGATTACCGGGAGACCATCTCGGTCTGGTTCCGGTCGATCTTCACGCTGCACCCGCGTGGCGACCTGATGCTGGCGGCGCCGCTGTACTTCCAGATCCACGTGATGATCGCGCTGGCCCTGTTCGCGCTCTGGCCGTTCACCCGGCTGGTGCACGCGTTCAGCGCGCCGGTCGGCTACCTGTTTCGGCCCTACATCGTCTACCGCAGCCGCGACGCAGCAAGGAGGAATCAACCCATGGGTTCACGACCGCAGAGGAGGGGCTGGTGAGGATCCGCACGGCGCTGATGACCGTAATCGGCGGGGTGTGTCTGGCGGCGCCGGCGTATGCCGAACCCGGGGACGCAGACACCGCACTGCTGACATCTCTGCAGGCGGCCGGGATCACCTACACCAATGCCGACCAGGTGATCGTCACCGCGAAACTGGTGTGCGAGCTGATCGCCGAAGGTAAGCCCAGCCCGCAGGTGCTCGAGGGTCTCAAGTCACGCAATCCCGGCCTGACAACCGAGCACGGAGCCCAGTTCGTGGGGATCGCCGCGCAGGTGTACTGCCCGGATCAGCTGGTGCGCAACGGCGTGGCGGGCACGACGTAGCGAATCCGAATAAGGTGACGGCGTGCCCCTGCCTGACGAGGTCTACTCCCGGTTGCTTGCCTTCCGCACGCGGCTGCGCCGATTCGAGCGGTGGAGTGCCGACCAGGCCCAGGCCGCTGGGCTCACCCCGGCGCAGCACCAATTGCTGCTGGCGGTGCGGGGCCACAGCGACCCGCGGGGACCGACGGTGGGCGACATCGCCGAGTACCTGTTGCTGCGGCATCACAGTGCCGGCGAGCTGATTCAGCGGGCCGAAAGCGCTGGTCTGGTCACCCGGGTACGCGACAGCGAAGATCAGCGGGTGATCCGGCTGCAGCTCACCGAAACGGCCGCCCAGTGCCTGCAGGCGCTCACCGAACTGCACCTCAAAGAGCTCGAGAGGTTTTCCGCGGAGTCCCCCCTGGGACTGTGACGTCGGTTTCACCTTTTCGCGATTGACAGGGTGCGCTGGCAGAATCGCCCGGTGAACTTTCGTAACGTCGCCATCGTCGCGCACGTAGACCACGGCAAGACG
It encodes:
- the narI gene encoding respiratory nitrate reductase subunit gamma; its protein translation is MTLISDAELWWDIGPYFVLAVAGVATWWRYRYDKFGWTTRSSQLYESKLLRVGSPLFHFGSFVVIAGHVMGLLVPESWTRAAGMSDRLYHVQAMILGIPAGLATLVGVGLLVYRRRTERSVFKATSVNDKLMYAVLVCALVAGMCCTLMGTTAYGEDHDYRETISVWFRSIFTLHPRGDLMLAAPLYFQIHVMIALALFALWPFTRLVHAFSAPVGYLFRPYIVYRSRDAARRNQPMGSRPQRRGW
- a CDS encoding DUF732 domain-containing protein, which gives rise to MRIRTALMTVIGGVCLAAPAYAEPGDADTALLTSLQAAGITYTNADQVIVTAKLVCELIAEGKPSPQVLEGLKSRNPGLTTEHGAQFVGIAAQVYCPDQLVRNGVAGTT
- a CDS encoding MarR family winged helix-turn-helix transcriptional regulator, which translates into the protein MPLPDEVYSRLLAFRTRLRRFERWSADQAQAAGLTPAQHQLLLAVRGHSDPRGPTVGDIAEYLLLRHHSAGELIQRAESAGLVTRVRDSEDQRVIRLQLTETAAQCLQALTELHLKELERFSAESPLGL